A portion of the Paenibacillus sp. PvR098 genome contains these proteins:
- a CDS encoding helix-turn-helix domain-containing protein — MDWELLREQLEKTLNVPVKAVKWSWEDWRRDARENGSGSLTKAGEVFFLVQKEGPDARLLSVQEEAVTPVERRLMELMMDTRKAQDKKSPASVSELERKAGLVREWFREQQELGFVQAEMPDTLISQLSLYSTKIPLLLYGDYTTSRRVQYHELKKLLESFFDAEITLVPLTDKEWLMLAPEKILSIDDKGERDPHEESQDDLLAAASYGLHEMLENEWVGECHLAVHYPILPSKSLYSAILQLRETMMLGRTYQVGSNTHLPWELQLEKLVHLIPEAEKASFLDRALKRLDVAFDPETITTLEHFFQLDCNVSETAKKLYIHRNTLLYRLDKFKQETGWDVRTFNHAVLVKIAMLLYKVTKRK, encoded by the coding sequence ATGGATTGGGAACTGTTAAGGGAACAGCTCGAGAAAACGTTGAATGTCCCGGTAAAAGCAGTCAAATGGTCATGGGAAGACTGGCGGCGCGATGCGCGGGAGAACGGATCGGGCAGCTTGACCAAGGCTGGGGAAGTGTTTTTTCTCGTACAGAAGGAAGGGCCGGATGCCCGGCTGCTCTCCGTGCAGGAGGAAGCGGTTACTCCGGTAGAACGCCGGCTTATGGAGCTGATGATGGACACGCGGAAGGCGCAGGACAAAAAGAGCCCGGCTTCCGTAAGCGAATTGGAGCGCAAGGCGGGGCTTGTGCGCGAATGGTTTCGAGAGCAGCAGGAGCTCGGATTTGTCCAAGCCGAGATGCCGGATACGCTCATATCGCAGTTGTCGCTGTATTCTACCAAAATTCCGCTGCTGCTGTACGGCGATTATACGACGTCCCGCCGCGTGCAGTATCATGAGCTGAAAAAGCTGCTGGAATCGTTTTTTGATGCGGAAATTACTTTGGTTCCCTTGACGGACAAAGAATGGCTCATGCTGGCCCCGGAAAAAATACTATCCATAGATGACAAAGGGGAACGCGATCCTCATGAAGAATCGCAGGATGATCTGCTCGCGGCAGCAAGCTACGGCTTACATGAAATGCTGGAGAATGAATGGGTCGGCGAGTGTCACCTGGCTGTCCATTATCCGATCCTCCCTTCCAAATCGCTCTACTCTGCCATTTTGCAGCTGAGGGAGACGATGATGCTGGGACGAACGTATCAGGTCGGCAGTAATACGCATTTGCCCTGGGAGCTTCAGCTGGAAAAGTTGGTGCATCTGATCCCCGAAGCGGAAAAGGCCAGTTTTTTGGATCGCGCGCTGAAGCGTTTGGACGTGGCGTTCGACCCGGAGACAATCACCACGTTGGAGCATTTTTTTCAGCTCGACTGCAACGTTAGCGAAACGGCCAAAAAGCTGTATATTCACCGGAATACGCTTTTGTACCGTCTGGATAAGTTCAAGCAGGAGACCGGATGGGACGTTCGGACGTTCAACCATGCGGTATTGGTCAAGATTGCCATGCTATTGTACAAAGTAACGAAAAGAAAGTGA
- the ugpC gene encoding sn-glycerol-3-phosphate ABC transporter ATP-binding protein UgpC — MAGVRLNHVVKRYPGAEEATVKDFHLDVKDKEFLVLVGASGCGKSTTLRMIAGLEEISEGELYIGDRLVNDVAPKDRDIAMVFQSYALYPHMNVYQNMAFGLKLRKFKKADIEARVREAAKILDIEHLLDRKPKALSGGQRQRVALGRAIVREPQVFLMDEPLSNLDAKLRVQMRAEISKLHKRLETTVIYVTHDQTEAMTMGDRIVVMDKGIIQQAATPEEIYNHPVNMFVAGFIGSPSMNFVTGGFADQGGSLYFKAPGVDVELPEGKAKVLREKGYVGKEVVMGVRPEDFHEEAIFMEASPNTIVNAHIEVAENLGHEMFLYLNGIGTQSVVARVDGRAGVKEGTNVKLAIDMNKVHFFDKETTLSIMLHS; from the coding sequence ATGGCAGGTGTACGCTTAAACCACGTCGTCAAAAGATATCCGGGTGCTGAAGAAGCAACGGTAAAGGACTTTCATCTTGATGTTAAAGACAAAGAATTCCTGGTCCTCGTAGGCGCTTCCGGTTGCGGTAAGTCTACTACACTTCGTATGATCGCCGGTCTGGAAGAAATTTCTGAAGGCGAACTGTATATCGGCGACCGTTTGGTGAATGACGTAGCACCGAAAGATCGCGACATCGCGATGGTTTTCCAATCCTACGCGTTGTATCCTCACATGAACGTGTATCAAAACATGGCTTTCGGTTTGAAGCTTCGTAAGTTCAAGAAAGCCGACATCGAAGCTCGTGTACGCGAAGCGGCGAAAATTCTCGACATCGAGCATTTGCTGGATCGTAAGCCGAAGGCGCTCTCCGGCGGTCAGCGCCAGCGTGTAGCCTTGGGTCGTGCGATCGTCCGTGAACCGCAAGTGTTCCTGATGGACGAACCGCTTTCCAACCTTGACGCCAAATTGCGCGTACAGATGCGTGCGGAAATCAGCAAACTGCACAAACGTCTTGAGACTACCGTTATTTACGTAACGCATGACCAGACGGAAGCGATGACCATGGGCGACCGGATCGTCGTTATGGATAAAGGCATCATTCAACAAGCGGCTACTCCTGAAGAAATCTACAACCACCCTGTGAACATGTTTGTAGCGGGCTTTATCGGTTCCCCGTCCATGAACTTCGTTACCGGCGGATTTGCGGATCAAGGCGGAAGCTTGTACTTCAAAGCTCCTGGCGTGGACGTAGAATTGCCAGAAGGCAAAGCAAAAGTCTTGCGTGAAAAAGGTTATGTAGGCAAGGAAGTTGTGATGGGCGTTCGTCCGGAAGATTTCCACGAAGAAGCCATCTTTATGGAAGCTTCTCCGAACACGATCGTCAACGCTCATATCGAGGTTGCTGAGAACCTGGGTCACGAAATGTTCCTGTACTTGAACGGGATCGGTACGCAAAGCGTAGTAGCTCGTGTTGACGGACGCGCAGGCGTGAAAGAAGGTACCAACGTGAAATTGGCTATTGATATGAACAAAGTTCATTTCTTCGATAAAGAAACAACGCTTTCCATCATGCTCCACTCTTAA
- the hprK gene encoding HPr(Ser) kinase/phosphatase gives MPKKVKVSDLVREFHLEIICGEEGLKRPIATSDLYRPGLEMAGYYEFHPHDRVQILGKTELTFFDGLSADERMDRMQRLCSPVETPCIIISRGMETPIELLAAANEHQITVMRTNMATTILASRLTGFLENRLAPSTTIHGVLVDVYGIGMLISGSSGIGKSETALELVKRSHRLIADDAVEIRQTADNQLIGNAPELIRHLLEIRGIGIINVMTLFGAGAVRTAKKISVVCKLENWQQDKQYDRLGLDEETTRIIDTDIPLVTIPVRPGRNLAVIIEVAAMNYRLKRMGYNAALQFTNKLTESLAEDMDDME, from the coding sequence ATGCCGAAAAAAGTGAAAGTATCCGATTTGGTGAGAGAGTTCCATTTGGAAATCATTTGTGGTGAAGAAGGACTCAAGCGACCGATTGCAACCTCAGATTTATACCGACCGGGCTTGGAAATGGCCGGCTATTATGAATTTCACCCGCACGATCGCGTCCAGATTTTGGGGAAGACGGAGCTCACTTTCTTTGATGGCTTGTCTGCCGATGAACGCATGGACCGAATGCAGAGGCTTTGTTCCCCGGTAGAAACGCCATGCATCATTATCAGTCGCGGGATGGAAACGCCCATCGAGTTGCTCGCAGCGGCGAATGAACATCAAATCACCGTGATGCGGACGAATATGGCAACGACGATCCTGGCCAGCAGACTGACGGGATTTTTGGAAAATCGGCTTGCTCCCTCGACAACGATACACGGGGTATTGGTTGATGTATATGGGATCGGTATGCTGATCTCAGGCTCAAGCGGCATCGGGAAGAGTGAGACGGCGCTCGAACTGGTCAAGCGCAGCCATCGGCTTATAGCTGATGATGCGGTGGAGATCCGGCAAACCGCAGACAACCAACTGATCGGCAATGCGCCTGAGCTGATTCGGCATCTGCTCGAGATCCGAGGTATCGGGATTATCAATGTAATGACGCTGTTTGGTGCAGGTGCGGTACGCACGGCGAAGAAAATCTCGGTGGTATGCAAGCTGGAAAACTGGCAGCAAGATAAGCAGTACGATCGACTAGGACTGGATGAGGAAACGACGCGTATCATCGATACCGACATTCCGCTGGTCACGATCCCTGTACGGCCTGGTCGTAACCTGGCGGTGATCATCGAAGTGGCGGCTATGAACTACAGATTGAAGCGAATGGGATACAACGCTGCGCTCCAGTTTACCAATAAGCTGACGGAATCGCTTGCCGAAGACATGGACGATATGGAATAG
- the lgt gene encoding prolipoprotein diacylglyceryl transferase: MFLAINPVAFSIGPLSVHWYGIILGTAALMGLLLAIQEGKRFGMSPDFFMDLVLIGVPSAIVGARIYYVAFQWDDYKDNLWDVFKIWEGGIAIYGALIGAIVAAVFYVRRKGYSFWRIADICAPGLIVGQAIGRWGNFINQEAHGGPVTEAFLRDNLHLPNWIVSQMHIGGQYYHPTFLYESVWNIVGLLLLFVLRRQKFVRAGEIFLSYFIWYSIGRFFIEGLRTDSLDFTGPAWLAGLMNGLWSPMNALGFEHGFMTYGGNVRISQLLAVLIIFAAIALIVARRRSGAAAVRYSDPIYRIGEDPDRSGVSTDNEATKAGGAAKAAGDHGQDSKTKEQKNDSNHTV, from the coding sequence ATGTTTCTTGCGATTAATCCGGTTGCGTTCTCCATCGGTCCGCTGAGCGTTCATTGGTACGGCATTATTTTGGGTACGGCCGCTTTGATGGGTCTGCTGCTTGCTATACAAGAGGGTAAGAGATTCGGTATGTCGCCCGACTTTTTTATGGACTTGGTCCTGATCGGGGTACCCTCGGCGATCGTTGGTGCAAGGATTTATTATGTAGCATTCCAATGGGATGATTATAAAGACAATCTGTGGGATGTGTTCAAAATATGGGAGGGCGGTATTGCCATATACGGCGCTCTGATCGGGGCAATTGTGGCAGCGGTCTTTTATGTTCGGCGTAAAGGCTATTCGTTCTGGCGGATTGCGGACATTTGCGCTCCGGGTTTGATCGTGGGCCAAGCGATTGGCAGATGGGGCAACTTCATAAACCAGGAAGCGCATGGCGGACCGGTTACGGAGGCTTTCCTTAGGGACAACCTGCATCTGCCGAATTGGATCGTGAGTCAAATGCACATCGGAGGGCAGTACTACCATCCAACCTTTCTATATGAATCGGTATGGAATATTGTCGGGCTTCTCTTGTTGTTTGTTCTGCGTAGACAAAAGTTTGTACGGGCGGGAGAAATCTTTTTAAGCTATTTCATCTGGTATTCGATCGGACGTTTCTTCATCGAGGGACTTCGGACGGACAGCCTTGATTTCACGGGACCGGCATGGCTGGCGGGTTTGATGAACGGACTATGGTCGCCGATGAATGCACTAGGTTTCGAGCACGGCTTCATGACCTATGGCGGCAACGTGCGCATATCTCAGCTGCTCGCGGTGCTGATCATTTTCGCGGCGATTGCGCTGATCGTGGCGCGCCGCCGGAGCGGTGCTGCCGCAGTGCGTTACTCGGATCCAATTTACCGGATCGGGGAAGACCCGGATCGTTCCGGGGTTTCGACCGAT